In Thermosphaera sp., the sequence ACCCCTCCCAGAGAGCCCCGCGTGCACTATGAGCCTGTAGAGGTTTATGGATGTGACTAGTTCCTTTGAAATATTCAGTCTGACGGGAGTGTCCAGCACCTCGCTCTCGGGGGTTTGCGGCGGAGAAAGAACCTCTAAGAGCTTCTTCACGAACTCTCTCCCCGTCTCGCTTAACCCCACGTAGAGCTCCCCGTTTATCTCGATTTTTTCGATCAGGTCTTTTTTTCTCAAGCTTCCTTAGAGAGTCGAGTATAGACTTCCTGGTGTCGCCGGTGATCCTTGCAAGATCCCCGACGGAGACGAGCTCTGACCGCTCAGCCAGGTAGAGTATGATCGCGAATTGATTGCTAGCTCTTGAGAAATCAACAACGCTGTCGAGGTCCTTCAGCAGCATCAATCTCGCCGATACTCCTACAGTTTTTCCAACGAGCATTAAACCCCTTAGATATGATCCGGTTACTTAATGTTTTAAACCAGGGGCTACCGTATACGAGATCGTTTTGAAAGACAGGCGAGATGAATGGGGAGGGTCTTTAAATGGTATGACATAGCTTTATGGGGGATAGCGAACTCTGCGGCATCTGGATTGCTGATCTACAGTGTTCAAAACCTCGGGAGACCTGGAGTATTTGGTGCAGACATAAGCTTATCCTACATCCTGGGCGGCGTTGCTTTTCTACCTATCGTATTATCCATGATTCAGGTTGGAATGTTCGTTAGAGATGTTGGAGGACCCTACGTGATTATTTCAAAAGCGGTATCTCCATACGTGGCCTTCATATCCATTATATTTTACATGTTCGCGAGCGGGGCGGTTTTGACGACCGGCTTCCTCTCCTCTCTCTCAGTCGAGTTTATATCAGTGCCCATTTACCTCGCAGGGTACTACTCGGGAAACGGTTTCCTAACGGGGCTTGGAATGATTTTAAACTCCACCACCTCGGTAATGGTTTTTTCAGTCCTAATTGTGTCTTCAATATGGATCGTGAATACGGGCGGTTATAAAGTCGTAAGGAGGATGCTATATTTCACGACCTTGTTCCCGCTTGGAGTTCTGCTCGTGCTCTACATGGTCGCGCTGGTTTATCCATCGGCTCTATCGCTCTCGGGGAGCGATTTAATAGATTTCGAATCTATTAAAGCAATGGTTTTCAACGCTCAAGAGGCTTTGAAAAACAATATTCAGCCGTTGCACCATGCCGAGGCTAGAATAGCAACTCTGAACTACGCAGTAGTGGCCTTCTGGTCCTACCTCGGCCTCGAGATCGCCGGGTTCCTCTCCGGGGAGACCAGGGAGCCTGAGAAATCATTCATTGTAGGAGGGTTGACATCTTACATCGTCATCGTTGCCTCCTACTTGCTTGCAGGCAGTGTTGTTCAGGCGGCCGGATACGACTACCTGGCATCCTACAGTTACTTATACATGCACGATCCGGATTTGCTGTTGCGCTTCACAGTATTCGAAATGGTTTTGAGACCATCGCTCTTCCTCCCCTACTATCTCGCGTTTCGTCAACCAATCCTGGTCTTAGGGCTCGGATTTGCGGGTTTCCTGTTTTTCTACAACACAGTGTTGACATCCTGGGCATCCTCCCTGAGAGCAGTCCACGCGATATCGGTTGATGGACTATTCCCAAGAAGCCTCGGCGAGTTCGACCCAGATAAGGGAGTATATCCTAGTGCCAACAACGTTGTTTATGCAGGAGCACTAGCTGGATTGATACTTGGGTTGATCTCGAAAGAAGTACCCCAATTTGGTCTCACAATGTTGCGAGTATTCAACTTCTCGTATGGAGTGATGCTACTCTTCCTAGGGCTTGCACTATCTATATTCGGGATAGTAACCTTTGCTGGTTCTGGAGGAGGCGGGGTAAAATATACTAGGCCGAAGGTAGCTTCATCAGTGATAACTGGATTACTGTGTTTCGTTATCGGATTGTTCATCGTGGCGAGCATAGGGATCGGAGCTTCTGTGATAGACCTTGTCGCAGTAGTCACCGCCGGGCTCGCGGTTTCTGCCCTGCTGGTTCTCCTCATAAATCAATCATTTAAACGCTAAAGCCCTGTAGACGCGGTACGTCCAAAGCGTCGAGAAT encodes:
- a CDS encoding amino acid permease is translated as MGRVFKWYDIALWGIANSAASGLLIYSVQNLGRPGVFGADISLSYILGGVAFLPIVLSMIQVGMFVRDVGGPYVIISKAVSPYVAFISIIFYMFASGAVLTTGFLSSLSVEFISVPIYLAGYYSGNGFLTGLGMILNSTTSVMVFSVLIVSSIWIVNTGGYKVVRRMLYFTTLFPLGVLLVLYMVALVYPSALSLSGSDLIDFESIKAMVFNAQEALKNNIQPLHHAEARIATLNYAVVAFWSYLGLEIAGFLSGETREPEKSFIVGGLTSYIVIVASYLLAGSVVQAAGYDYLASYSYLYMHDPDLLLRFTVFEMVLRPSLFLPYYLAFRQPILVLGLGFAGFLFFYNTVLTSWASSLRAVHAISVDGLFPRSLGEFDPDKGVYPSANNVVYAGALAGLILGLISKEVPQFGLTMLRVFNFSYGVMLLFLGLALSIFGIVTFAGSGGGGVKYTRPKVASSVITGLLCFVIGLFIVASIGIGASVIDLVAVVTAGLAVSALLVLLINQSFKR